Within Streptomyces antibioticus, the genomic segment CGGCGCCAGCAGCTCGGTCTCCTCCAGCCAGCGCCAGGCGGCCTCGGCCAGATCGAGATCGGGGGCGGGGGAGTCCGACCGGGCGGCCTCCGCCTTCAGTTGAGACATACGTTCCGCGACCCAGTTCTGCCACGGCTGGTCGTACGCCGTGAGCGAAAGCCAGGTCTCCAACTGAGTCACGACCCGGATGCCGGGCAGTTCCCCGTCGGTGTCGGAGAGGAAGATGGTCAGGGCCAGCGCGTCGCGCCCGGCGCGGAACTCGAAGGACGTCGGCGGCATGAGATCGCCGGTCCGCAGCAGTTCGTCGGCGATGTACTCGGCGTACAACCAGGCCATGGGAACGGTGAGTTCACCGCCGCCGGGGCCTTCCGTGCTCCGATGACCTCTGTGCAGCATCCCTTCCTGCCTTCCTCCGGTGCGTGCGCGTCGCCCGATGCCGGGATCGCCGGTCCGGAACACGGATAAGGACACCCGACTGCTCAACCGAGGTCCACGGCAAGGCACTTTACGGAGGTTTGACTCGACGCCGGGTTTCAGCCCAGGTCGGGCGCGTAACCGGGAAGCACCCGGCGCAGGGCGCGCAGCGCGTAGTACGCGCGCGACTTCACGGTACCGGGCGGGATGCCGAGGGTCTCGGCGGCCTCCGCCACACTGGCCCCGCGGAAGTACACGAGCACCAGGACGTCACGGTGTTCGGGAGTGAGTGTCTTCACAGCCTCGCGCACATCGAGGGTCGCGGCGGCCCGTTCGGCGTGGTCGGCGCAGACCGGCGCGTTCTCCAGGACGGCGTCCCCGACCTCGGCGGGGCGCGCCTGCCGGGCCCGGCGCGCGTCTATCGCGAGCCGCCGGCCGACGGTGAGCAGCCAGGGCCGTACGGAGTCGAAGGCGTCGGCGCGCAGCGCCTCGGGGTTCTGCCAGGCGCGCACCAGGGTCTCCTGGACGAGGTCCTCGGCGCGCTGGCGATCGCCGTCGCAGAGCCTCAGGAGCAGCGCGAAGAGCGGCCGTCCGTGCTCGCGCTGGAGTGCGGCCAGCTCGTGCTCGGCGGTCGTCGTCCTGGTGGTGAGGGCGGTCCCGGCGGTCATGCGCGTATGGCATCGCAAGGGACGGTTTCGGGACAGGGCGCGCACGCGGGCGTGCGGCGGACGGTCGATCGCGTCGGCGAACGGTACGACGAACGGTCGGACCGCGCCGACCGCGCCGACCGCGTCTAGGCCGATCGCGCGCATCGGGCCGGGCGACGGGAGTGCCGGGGCGTCCCCTTCGCGTCGATGAGCTAAAGGTGGTACGTGCGTAAATATGACAATGCGTCAGAATTGAGGTGAACCGGTGTTCCTCGCCCGCAGACACCAGGTGGCGCTCGCCATGACCGCGATCCTCGCCGCGGCCGCCGCCTGCCAGGCCCGCGACGACCGCCCGGCGGACCGGGCCGGGAACCCGGCGCCGGCCGCCGGCCGCGGCTTCACGCTCGTCGCCTCCGGTGACATCGTCCCGCACGACTCGGTCATCGACCGGGCGCGCTTCGACGCCGGCGGCGCGGGCTACGACTTCCGCCCGATGTTCGAGGGCATCCGACCGGTCGTCTCCCGCGCCGATCTGGCGCTGTGTCACATGGAGACCGTGTACGGCGCGGACGGCCTCTACACCGGCTACCCGGTGTTCAAGTCCCCGCCCGAGATCGCCCCGGCCGTCGCCGCGACCGGCTACGACGGCTGCTCCACCGCCTCCAACCACAGCCTCGACGACGGCGCCGCCGGCGTGCAGCGCACCCTCGACGCGCTCGACGGCGCCGGCGTGCGCCACGCGGGCACCGCGCGCACCCAGGCCGAGGGCAGCGCGATCACGCTGATGCGCGCCGGTCCGGCCCAGGTCGCCCACCTCGCCTACACCTACGACACCAACGGCATCCCGCTGCCCGAGGGGCAGCCGTGGACCGTCAACCTGATCGACGAGGGCCGTATCCTCGCCGACGCCAAGGCCGCCCGGCAGGCGGGCGCCGACGTGGTCGTCGTCTCCCTGCACTGGGGCACCGAGTGGCAGGACGCGCCGGACGACCGGCAGGTGACCCTGGCCCGCGCCCTCACCGCATCCCGCACCGGCGACCGCCCCGACATCGATCTGATCCTGGGCACCCACGCCCATGTCCCGCAGGCGTACGAGAAGGTCAACGGCACCTGGGTGGTCTACGGCATGGGCGACCAGGTCGCCGGCGAGATGTTCAACAACGCGGGCGCCCGCGACCCGCGCGGCAACCAGTCCACCGTCGCCCGCTTCACCTTCGCCCCGCCCGCGAAGGCCGGCGGCCGCTGGGAGGTGCGCAAGGCCGAGTTCGTGCCGCAGATGTACGACGTCGACGCGGGCCGGGTGGTCAACCTCAACCAGGTCCTCGCCCAGGGCGCGGCCGTCGAGGGCGTGCGCGACCGGATCCGGGACGTCGTCCTGAGCCGGGGCGCCGCCAAGGACGGGCTGGTGATGGGGGAGTAGGGGAGCCGGCGGCGGGTGCGGGGGCGGGCGGTCAGTCGTCGACGTCGACGTGGTCGAACGTCCTCAGCATCTCCCGCAGCACCCGTACGCAGGCCCGTACCTCCGCGTCGGTCAGATCGCCCCCGACCTGGCGGTTCAGGGTGTGCTCCCGGTCCAGGACGGTGGCGATCAGGGTCCGGCCCTCCTCGGTGATCCGGATGAGCGACGACCGCTGGTGCGCGGGGTTGGGGAGGATCTCCACCCACCCGTGCGCCGCCGCGTCGTTGACCATGCGCTGCACGAACTGCCGGCTCAGCGCCTGGATCCGGCTGAGCTGAGGGACCGTCAGATCGCCTTTGCGGCGCAGCAGATCGAGCACCGAGCGGACCCCGACGGACGCGCCCTCCACGGCCTCGCCCTGTTCGACCTTGCGCAGCGCGCGCCGGTAGAGCGGGCCGACCAGATCGAAGACCTCGGTGAGCCGGTGGCCGAGTTCGTCGGGTGGGAGGGGGCTGTCGGCGGGAGGCGGCGGGGCGGTGTCGTTCACCCCCACATCATGCACCCCCGGCAACATGACACCTTGGTTGCCAAATTCCTCGTAAGATGACACCTTGGTTGTCATGACTGCCGTTGCTTCGGACATGACGTACTTCGCCTCCGCCGACGGGGACCTCGCCTACCGCGAGGCCGGATCCGGCGATCCGCTGGTCCTGATCCACTCCGGATTCGTCGACCACCGGGTCTTCGACGACGTGATCCCGGCGCTCGCCCGCACCCACCGGGTGATCGCGCCCGACGTCCGCGGCCACGGCGCCTCCGCCAACGCCACCCGGCCCTTCCGCTGGCCCGACGACCTCGCCGCGCTGCTGCGCCACCTCGACGCGGGGCCCGCCGTCCTGGCCGGTGTCTCGATGGGCGGGGTGATCGTCACCGACACGCTGCTCGAACACCCGGAGCTGGTGCGCGCCGCCGTGGTGGCCGGCGCCTCCACCGGCGAGTTCCGGGACACCGACCCCTGGCACCGGGAGATCCAGGCGGAGACCGCCCGCTGCCTGGCCGCCGGGGACGTCGAGGGCTGGCTGAAGGCGTTCCTGAGCTTCGTGCCCGGCCCACACCGCACGCTCGACGAGGTCGACCCGGACATCCCGCGGCGGCTGACCGAGATGGCCCTGAACACCCTCTCCAAGCACAGGCCCGGAGAGAAGGACCGGCACGTGCGAGTGACCGACACCTGGTCCCGGGTGCCGAAGATCGACGTCCCGGTGCTCACCCTGAACGGCGCCCTGGACACCCCCGACGTGCTCGCCGCGGCGCAGCGCCTGGCCGACACCGTCCGCGACGGCCGGTCCGTGCTGATCGAGGGCACCGCGCACTACCCGATGATGGAGAAGCCCGAGGAGTTCACCGCCGTGATCACGGACTTCCTGCGCACCCTCTGACCGGCCGAGTCGGCCCGCGGCGGGCTACGGCACCACGGTCACCGGCCATCGCCCGGCCTTGACCAGCCGTACGGCCACCGATCCCACGATCCGGTGGCCGGCCTGCTCGGAGGCGCCCACCACCACCGCGTCGGCCTTCAGCTCGTCCGCGGCCTTCACCAGCCCGTTGTACGGGTCCCCGCGGAAGGTGTGGAACTCCCAGCGCACGTCGAATATCCCGCGCGTGCGCTCGGTCGCCTCCCGGATCTGCGCGACCAGGTCCTCCGCGATCTCGTCGGTCGTCTCCGCGACCGACACCCCGAGCGCTGCGCCCGCCGTCATCACGGGCTGGACGTACACCACCGCGAGCAGGGCGTTCTGGCGGCGGGCCAGACCGCCCGCGTAGGCCGCGGCCCGCAGCGACGAATCGGAGCCGTCCACCCCGACGAGGATCACCTTGGGGCCGTCCGTACCCCGTTCGAACCGGTGCGCGGGCTGCGGCGCGTGCTGTTCCGTCACCCCCCGAGGCTACCGAAACCCCCGGTGGCGCCCACCGCCCCCCACCCTTTCGACGGGCGCCACGGCCCCGCTGTTCCTACAGTCGGAACATGAGTGCCACCGTGGCGAGTACCTCGGCCAAGGGCGGTACGGGTCCGGGTGCCCGGTCCGCGGGGCGGCTGCTGAGCCGTGTGCCGCAAGGCTTCGCGGTGTTCTTCGGCGCCCTCGGCCTGCTGTGCGTCCTGCTCGCCCTCTTCCCGCCGCTGCGCCGGCTGCTGCGCCCGGTCGTCCGCTTTCTCGACCTGGTGATCGTGCCGGTCAGCGCCAACCTCGCCTACGCCGTCTTCCTCTTCCTGCTGGCCGCCGCCACCGCCGCCCGCAAGAAGATCGCCTGGTGGCTGGTGGTGGTCTACCTCGGCCTGGTCGTCCTCACCGACCTCGCGGGGGTGGCCGTCGGCCTGTACGCCGCGTCGCTCCCCTCGCTCGTGGTCTGCGCCCTCGCCCTGGCCCTGCTGGTCGTCGCCCGCGGGGAGTTCTACGCCGTCTCCCGCAAGGGCGCGGTCCGCCGCGCGCTGCTCGTGCTGGCCGCCGGGCTCGCCCTCGCGATCCTCGTCGGCTGGGGACTGGTCGCCCTGTTCCCCGGCACCCTGCCCGCGGGACAGCGGCTCGGCTGGGCCGCCAACCGGGTCCTCGGCGGACTGGTCTCACCCGGCTCCTTCGACGGCCGGCCCCCGCACGCCCTCTACTTCCTGCTCGGCCTCTTCGGCGCCCTCGCCCTGCTCAACGCCGCCGCCACCCTGTTCCGTTCCCAGCGCATGGAAGCCGCCCTGCACGGCGACGAGGAGTCCCGCATCCGCGCCCTGCTGAGGACCTACGGCGGTCAGGACTCCCTCGGCTACTTCGCCACCCGGCGCGACAAGGCCGCCTCTTCTCGCCCAGCGGCAAGGCCGCCGTCACCTACCGCGTCGAGGCCGGCGTCTGCCTGGCCGGCGGCGACCCCGTCGGCGACCGCGAGGCATGGCCGCACGCCATCGCCGTATGGCTGGACGCCGCCCGCCGGCACGCCTGGCAGCCCGCCGTCATGGGCGCCTCCGAGGACGGCGCCCGCGCCTACGCCCGCTCCGGCCTCGGCGCCCTGCAACTCGGCGACGAGGCGATCCTGCACGTGGCCTCCTTCGACCTCTCCGGCCGCGACATGCGCGTCACCCGCCAGGCCGTCAACCGCGTCCGCCGCACCGGCGCGAGCTGCCGGGTCCGCCGCCACTCCACCCTCACCGACCAGGAGATGGAGGAGATCGTCGACCGCGCCGACGCCTGGCGCGACACCGAGACCGAACGCGGCTTCTCCATGGCCCTGGACCGGCTCGGCGACCCCGCCGACGGCGACTGCCTCCTCGTCGAGGCCCTCGACGGCGACGGCCGCCTCCTCGCCCTGCTCTCCTTCGTGCCCTGGGGCACCGAGGGCATCTCGCTGGACCTGATGCGCCGCGACCGCGAGGCACCCAACGGCGTCATGGAGTTCATGGTCGCCGACCTGTGCGCCGCCGCGCCCAAGCTCGGCGTCCGCCGGATCTCCCTGAACTTCGCCGTCTTCCGCTCGGTCTTCGAGGAGGGCGCCCGCATCGGCGCCGGACCCGTGCTGCGGCTGTGGCGCAGACTGCTCCTCTTCCTCTCCCGCTGGTGGCAGCTCGAAGCCCTGTACCGCTCCAACGCCAAGTACCGCCCCGAGTGGTACCCCCGCTTCCTCTGCTACGGCGACGCCGGCTCCCTGGCCCGGGTGGGCCTGGCCTCCGGCATCGCCGAGGGCTTCGTCTCCGTGCCCTCCCTGCGCACCCTGTGGGGCCGGCGGAGCCCGAAGGCCGGGCCCCCGCCCGCCGGAACCGAGGGACTGCCGCCGTCCGCGGAACTCGGCCTCGACGGAGGGGACGAGACCGGGACCGGCGGGGCGGACGCGGGCCTGCCCGAACAGGTCCGCGTCCGCCGCCACACCCTCGAACGGCTGCGCGCGCGGGGCACCGACCCCTATCCGGTCGGCGTCCCGGCGCGCACCCACGCCCTCGCCGACGTCCGCACCGGCGACACGGCCACCGTGGCAGGACGGATCATGCGGGTCCGGGACTTCGGCGGCATCGTCTTCGTGACCCTGCGCGACTGGTCCGCCGACCACCAGCTCGCCCTCACCCGCGAGGCGCTCGGCACCTTCCGCGCCGACACCGACCTCGGCGACCACATCCTCGTCACCGGCACCGAGGGCACCAGCGACCGCGGCGAACCGACCCTCTTCGTCACCTCCTGGCAGCTCACCGCCAAATGCCTGCGCCCCCTGCCCGACAAACGGCGCGGCCTGACCGACCCCGAGACGAAGGTCCGGATGCGCTATCTCGACCTCGCCTCCAGCCCCGCCGCCCGCGAGGTGATCCGCGCCCGCTCCACCGCCGTCCAGGCCCTGCGCCAGGGCCTGCTCACGCGCGGCTACCTGGAGGTCGAGACACCGATGCTCCAGCAGATCCACGGCGGCGCCAACGCCCGCCCCTTCACCACCCACATCAACGCCTACGACCTCGACCTCTATCTGCGGATCGCCCCCGAGCTGTACCTCAAGCGGCTCTGCGTCGGCGGCCTGGAGAAGGTCTTCGAACTGGGCCGCACCTTCCGCAACGAGGGCGTCTCCTACAAGCACAACCCCGAGTTCACGATGCTGGAGGCGTACCAGGCGTACGCCGACTACGACGTCATGCTCACCCTCGCCCGCGAACTCGTCCAGGGCGCCGCCACCGCCGCCTACGGCGCCCCGCTCGCCCACAAGGACGGCGAGGAGTACGACATCTCGGGGGAGTGGCCGGTGCGCACGGTCTACGGCGCGATCTCCGACGCCCTCGGCGAGAGCGTCGACGCCGACACCCACCTCACCGTCCTCCAGCGCCACTGCGACCGGGCCGGCGTCCCGTACACCCCGGACGACGGGCGTGGCGACGTCGTCCTGGAGATGTACGAACGGCTCGTGGAGGAACGCACCCGCCTCCCCACCTTCTACAAGGACTTCCCCACCGACGTCTCCCCGCTGACCCGGCAGCACCGCACCGACCCGCGGCTCGCCGAACGCTGGGACCTGGTGGCCTTCGGCACCGAACTGGGCACCGCCTACTCCGAACTGACGGACCCGCTGGAACAGCGCCGCCGGCTCACCGCACAGTCCCTGCTCGCCGCCGGCGGCGACCCCGAGGCCATGGAACTCGACGAGGACTTCCTCGACGCCCTCGAATACGCCATGCCCCCCACCGGCGGCCTCGGCATCGGCGTGGACCGCCTCATCATGTTCCTCACCGGCCTGACCATCCGCGAGACCCTGCCGTTCCCGCTGGTCCGCCGCCGCTGACACGGATCCGCGCCCGCCGCCACCGGCCTGCGCCCGCCCGGGTGGAATCGTGCCGCCGGACCGGTGTCGCTGTGGTGCGTCGGGGCCGCGACGGGCGACTGATGTCTTCATGAAGAAGGATCAGTTGTTCACGCGGCGCCGCGTGTTGCTCGCCGGCGCCACCGCCGTCGGAGCGGCCGGCACGGCCGGACTGCTCGCGTGGGGCTCGGGCGACAAGCCGGTCCGAGCCGCCGCCCCGGCCGCCGGCGCCCCCGCCCGCGGCGTCCCGCTGAAGCCCTCCGCCTACCGCCTCCAGCCGCTGACCGGATACGGTCCACCGCGCACCGCGCCCGGCCGCACCCCGGTCCGCAGCGAACCCATGCTGAAGATGACCGGCCGCGGCCGCACCATGGTCCTCACCTTCGACGACGGCCCGGACCCCCGCTACACCCCCGGAGTCCTCGACACCCTCGCCGAGTACGACGTACGCGCCATGTTCTTCGTGTGCGGGGAGATGGCCACCGACCACAAGGACCTGCTGGCGCGGATGGCCGACGAAGGGCACGTCGTCGGCAACCACACCTGGTCGCACCCCCTGCTGACCTCGCTCACCCGCCGTCAGATCCGCTCCGAGATGACCCGCACCAGCGAGGTCATCGAGGACGGCTACGGCGAGCCCCCGCGCTGGTTCCGCGCCCCCTACGGCGCCTGGAACCGCACCACCTTCCAGCTCGGCGCCGAACTCGGCATGGAACCCCTGGCCTGGACCGTCGACACCCTCGACTGGACCGCCCCCGGCACCGGCACCATCGTCTCCCGCGTCCAGGACGGCGCCGGACCCGGCGTCGTGGTGCTCTCCCACGACGCCGGCGGCGACCGCTCCCAGAGCGTCGCCGCCCTGCGCCGCTATCTGCCCCGGCTCCTCGACTCCGGCTACCACATCACCGTGCCGCGCCGGCAGTACACCTAGCCACCGCGGCCCCCCGCCCGGCCGGGGTCCGTCAGCGGACCTCGGCCAGGCGGGCGAAGGCGACCACGTTGCCGTCGTAGCCGTTCGCCTTGGAGAAACCGCCGCCGCAGGTGATCACCCGGAGTTCCGGGGTGCCCTTGGAGGCGTAGACGCGGTCACCGGGAAAGTCGTTCTTCGCGAAGACCTCGATGCCGTAGATCTCGAAGACGGCCGTCTTTCCGTCCTGCCGCACCACCTCGACGCGATTGCCCTTCTTCAGGGCCCCGAGTCCGTAGAACACGGCGGGGCCCTGTGTGTTGTCGACATGGCCGACCACGACCGCCGTGCCCTTCTCGCCGGGTGTCACGCCCCCGGTGAACCAGCCGGCCAGATTCGGGTCCTCCGGCGGCGGCGCGGCCACCCAGCCGTCCGCGTCCAGCCCCACCGGCATCACCGGCGCGTCGACCTGGATCGCCGGGATCCGCACCCGGTCGGGCATCCCGTACGGCAGCGCGGCCGGCGCCTTGCCGAACACACCCACACCGGTCCGGCTGTCCGCGGCCGCCGCGGCGGCGGGCTGCGGCGGCCCGATGTCGAATTCCCCCGAGCCGTTGCGGATGAGCGCGAGACCGGTCAGCAGCACCAGCGCTATCACCCCCCAAGGGGCCCGCTTCCGCTGCTGCCGCTCCTCCTCTTCCGCCGCCTCGGACAGCTCATACGCAGACATTCGCCAGCCCCTTTCGACATGGCCGTCGCCACGTCCTTTCGCGCATACGAGAACGCTAATTCCCCGCACGGAAACCGGCGACGGGGGCGACGGCGAACGGGTGGCGCCCCAGCCGTCCGGTGCGCCATCCGAGTTGCCGCCCAAAGTTATTTTCTGACGGTCCGTGACCTGCGGCGATATCGCCGCGCACGCTTTTCCCCCGGCGTGTCCGCTCACCAGGACGGACCATTCTCGAAATGCGGGCGCGCAGACGGCATCTGAGGGTCGTTCCGGGAGGCGCTTTCTCGCCGACACACCGGGGACGGGCCCCGGGGCGCCTTCCGCGGAGGAACACATGCGCAAGCCACGAATCGTGGCGGCCTCGGCGGTCTCGGCCGCCGCGGCCGTCGCTCTCGGCCTGGCCGCCCCGGCGGCCGTCGCCCGGGACGGCATGACCGCCAACCCGAGGAACGTCGTCGTCCAGCCCAGCGTCATCGCCCGCGGCGGCCAGATCACGGTCAGCGTCGACGGCTGCCCGGCCGGCGGTCACATGACCTCGAGCGCCTTCCCGCAGTCGAACCTGACCCCCGTCAACGGTGTCGGCCAGTCCGCCAGGGGCACCGCCACCATCAACGACAACGCCCGCCCGGGTCCCTACGACATCACCGTCTACTGCTCGGGCCAGACGCTGACCGCTCCGGCCGCCTTCACCGTCATCGGCGGTGTCCGCGGCGGCCTCGGCGGCAGCAGCTCCACCGGCGCCACCCCGACCGACATGGCCATCGGCGGCGGCCTGGTCGCCGCGGCCGCGGCCGGCGGCGCGCTGTTCTGGATGCGCCGCCGCTCCGAGCGCCGCGCCTGAGCGGTGTGCCCTCCTTCGCCCCGGAGACCTCCGTGTCTCCGGGGCGAAGCCCTTGCGTCCCACCGGCCGTCAGCCGGCGTCCTCGCCGGTGCGGCGGCGCGAGAAGTGGTACGCGGCACCGAGGGCGCCCGCGATCAGCGCGGCCCCCAGACCGATCTCCTTCAGATCGAACCCGCCGAAACTCCCGCCCTCACCGGCGTGCACCCCGTGGTACGACGGATACGGCAGCGGACTCGGCCGCCCCGAGGCGATCGTCAGATCCTTGACGGCGCTCAGCCCGCCGCAACTGAACGTCACCCGGTACGACGCCCCCGGCTTGGCGTCCCAGTCCACCTCGGCCGCCGCCGAGGACGATCCGCGCGGAATGGTGACCGCGTCGAACACCCCCGACGACACCGTCACATGACTTCTGCACCCGGTGACCTCGCGGTCCACCCGGAGGCTGACCTGCCCGCCCGGCTCCACCAGGGACGGCACCACGCTGTAGCCCGTGGACATGACGTAGTGGTCGTCGTCGCCGATCGCGACGGCGGCCGGGGCGGAGAGGGTCAGGGCGGTCACGCCCAGCAGTGCGGCCGAAGCGACGCGTATCGCGGACATGGTGGAACCTCCGGTACCCGAGGAGCGGCGACGGACCTGTTCCGTTCGCGCCGGAAATGCACCTCGATGACCGAAACGCTAGGAACAGGTGTGCGTCGGCGCGATCGGTGTCGCGCGAATGGGGCACGCGTGTGGGCCGCCCAGGGGACGAACGCTGCTGCGTCCGGGGGACGGTGACGGCGTGGCGCCGCCGTTCCCCGGACCGTCCCCTCACTTCTGCGACACCCCGGGGAAGTGGTGCAGGAAGGGTTCCGCGGAGGCGGTGACCCCCCGGCTGTAGGGCGCGTCGAAGTCCCAGATGAGGAACAGCAGGAACGCGATCAGCGCCGAGAACAGCCCGGCCAGCACGAGTTCTCTGGTGGTGCGCCGGATCTGGAGGGCGAAGACCATGCCGATCGTGATGGCCGCCCCGGCCAGCAGCCCGAACCACACCACCCCGGGCATGGTCGCCCCGGTCGAGCCGGCCCGGGCGTTGCGCGCCTGGTCGGCCGTGGCCATCTGGTCCAGCAGGGGCTGGTACGCCTGCGCCTGGAAATCGTCCGCGGGCTCGTAGTCGGTGACGTCCTCGCGCAGCCGCATCAGGAGTTCGTCCCCGCGCTCGGTGACCTCCCCCTTGTCGGCCATCGCCTGCCACTCGACGGTGACGACATGTCCGACGTAGGCGTTGACATCCGCCCGAATGCGGTCACGGACGTCGGGCGGATAGACCCGCACCCGCTCCGAGATCTCGTGCAGCGCCTGGGCCTCGGTCTGGACGTGGTCCTCCGCGACCCCGCGCGCCTCCCAGACCCCGGCGATGGCCAGGCCCAGGACGATGGCGTACACCACACCGATCCACATCGTCATGTACTCGATGACGTCCGGGGTCTCGGAGGGATCCTCGTCCTCGGCCGCCGTCCGGTGCCGTACGAGGGTCACGGCGATCACCACCGCGCAGGCGGCGAGCATCGCGAAGGTAAGAACAAGCCATTCCGGCAAGAGGGGCCTCCTGGGGGCCAGGGTCTTTCTTTCGGATCTGGCCGGCTTCGAGCGACGGTGTCGTCTCGGCGGGCCCGAGCGGGGTCTGGTGCGTGTAGCTGCAAGGCGGAGGAGGGCGGCAACGCGGAGCGTTGACAACCGACGACAACGCGGCTGGGGGTCCCCCCTCTGGGGGAGTGCGTGCCAGGGCCCGCGACCCCGGCAAGATCCGCAAGAGAGGCCCTAGCGGGGGCGCAGTGCGGCGACGGCGATCAGGGCGGGGACGGTGATGAGGAGGACGTAGGTGACGGGGGACTGGCCGCCGCCGGTCTGCCGCGGGCGGGGCGGGGAGTGGTAGGCCGGGTAGTGCACCGGGGTCGCCGAAGGCGTGGGCGTGGGTGTCGGTTTGGGCGTGGGGCGCGGTTTCGGGGGCGGGGCGGGTTTCGGCGGTGGCGCGGGGGCCGGGGGTGGTGCCGGCCGGGGTGCCGCGCGGGGGGCAGGCGGGGGTGGTGGCGTCGGACGGAGGGTGGGCCGGGGTTTCGGCGGCGGTGTGGGTGTCGGCGTGGGCTCGGGGGGCGGCGGCGTGGGCTTCGGCGGGGGCGGAGGGGGTGGAGGCGGCGGTGGAGGGGGTGGAGGCGGTGGCGGGGTCGGTTCAGGGGGCGGCGGGCACACCGGGGGCGTCGGCTTCTTCGGCCAACCCGGGCCGCCCGAGCCGGTCCAGGCGCTCGCGCCGCCCGTCGTGGAGCTGCCGGCGACGGCCACCGCCTCGGTGCCGTCCGGCCCCGTCGAGGCCCAGGCGCACGCGTCGGCCACGGCCACCCCGGCCGGTACCGCCGCGAGCAGCAGAAGGGCGGTCACCAGGGCCGACACCCGGGCGGCGACGGCGGTTCGGGTCGGTTCGGGTCGATGCACGTCGAGATCATGCGGCTTTCCGCAGCCCACCACGCCGGGCCCGGGAGGGGATTGCCCCGATCGGGGGAAGTCCGCGCCCAGGGGTTTGGCGGAAAGAATTTCGCGCCGCCTTTGAACACAACGGGCGCTCGCGTGCGTACCCAGTGCCGTGGGCGGCGCAGCAGGGCGCTGCGACACCCTTAGGACTATCGGGGAGTTGTTGACGATGAAGACCTCCTGGCGGAGCGCCTCACTCGCGGCGAGTGTGGTGGCCGTGCTGACGCTGGCGACGGCGTGCGGTCAGGAAAGCGGTACGTCCGGCTCGAGCGAGAACGTGGGCGCGACCGCCCCGGGCTCGATCGCGGGCGTGGGTGCCGGGTCCGGCGTCGGCGCGGGTGTCGGTGCCGGTGTCACGGAGAGCCCGGGCGGCTCCGACGCGGGTGCCGCGGGCGGCGCGGGCGAACTGGCCATCAGCGCCGCCACCGACCTGGGCAAGATCCTCACCGACGGCAACGGCAAGACGCTCTACCGCTTCGACTCCGACACCGCCGAACCGCCGAAGTCCAACTGCGACGGCGACTGCGCCACCGCCTGGCCCCCGGTCGCCGCCGACGACGTGACGGCCGGCGACGGTATCGACAAGTCGCTGCTCGGCGAGGTGACCCGCTCCGACGGCACCAAGCAGCTCACGGTCGCCGGCTGGCCCGCCTACTACTACGCCAAGGACGCCAACGCCGGTGACACCACCGGCCAGGGCGTGGGCAACAAGTGGTTCGCGCTGACCCCCGAGGGCAAGAAGGCCAAGGCGTCCGGCTCGGGCGGCGGCGGTTCCGAGGCCGGTCTGCCGGGTCTCTCCGTGCGCAACGACCCCAACCTCGGCAAGATCGTCGTCGACAAGAACGGCATGACGGTCTACCGCTTCCTCAAGGACAAGGCC encodes:
- a CDS encoding sigma-70 family RNA polymerase sigma factor, with product MTAGTALTTRTTTAEHELAALQREHGRPLFALLLRLCDGDRQRAEDLVQETLVRAWQNPEALRADAFDSVRPWLLTVGRRLAIDARRARQARPAEVGDAVLENAPVCADHAERAAATLDVREAVKTLTPEHRDVLVLVYFRGASVAEAAETLGIPPGTVKSRAYYALRALRRVLPGYAPDLG
- a CDS encoding CapA family protein, with amino-acid sequence MTAILAAAAACQARDDRPADRAGNPAPAAGRGFTLVASGDIVPHDSVIDRARFDAGGAGYDFRPMFEGIRPVVSRADLALCHMETVYGADGLYTGYPVFKSPPEIAPAVAATGYDGCSTASNHSLDDGAAGVQRTLDALDGAGVRHAGTARTQAEGSAITLMRAGPAQVAHLAYTYDTNGIPLPEGQPWTVNLIDEGRILADAKAARQAGADVVVVSLHWGTEWQDAPDDRQVTLARALTASRTGDRPDIDLILGTHAHVPQAYEKVNGTWVVYGMGDQVAGEMFNNAGARDPRGNQSTVARFTFAPPAKAGGRWEVRKAEFVPQMYDVDAGRVVNLNQVLAQGAAVEGVRDRIRDVVLSRGAAKDGLVMGE
- a CDS encoding MarR family winged helix-turn-helix transcriptional regulator is translated as MLPGVHDVGVNDTAPPPPADSPLPPDELGHRLTEVFDLVGPLYRRALRKVEQGEAVEGASVGVRSVLDLLRRKGDLTVPQLSRIQALSRQFVQRMVNDAAAHGWVEILPNPAHQRSSLIRITEEGRTLIATVLDREHTLNRQVGGDLTDAEVRACVRVLREMLRTFDHVDVDD
- a CDS encoding alpha/beta fold hydrolase, with product MTAVASDMTYFASADGDLAYREAGSGDPLVLIHSGFVDHRVFDDVIPALARTHRVIAPDVRGHGASANATRPFRWPDDLAALLRHLDAGPAVLAGVSMGGVIVTDTLLEHPELVRAAVVAGASTGEFRDTDPWHREIQAETARCLAAGDVEGWLKAFLSFVPGPHRTLDEVDPDIPRRLTEMALNTLSKHRPGEKDRHVRVTDTWSRVPKIDVPVLTLNGALDTPDVLAAAQRLADTVRDGRSVLIEGTAHYPMMEKPEEFTAVITDFLRTL
- a CDS encoding universal stress protein, with the protein product MTEQHAPQPAHRFERGTDGPKVILVGVDGSDSSLRAAAYAGGLARRQNALLAVVYVQPVMTAGAALGVSVAETTDEIAEDLVAQIREATERTRGIFDVRWEFHTFRGDPYNGLVKAADELKADAVVVGASEQAGHRIVGSVAVRLVKAGRWPVTVVP
- a CDS encoding polysaccharide deacetylase family protein; translation: MKKDQLFTRRRVLLAGATAVGAAGTAGLLAWGSGDKPVRAAAPAAGAPARGVPLKPSAYRLQPLTGYGPPRTAPGRTPVRSEPMLKMTGRGRTMVLTFDDGPDPRYTPGVLDTLAEYDVRAMFFVCGEMATDHKDLLARMADEGHVVGNHTWSHPLLTSLTRRQIRSEMTRTSEVIEDGYGEPPRWFRAPYGAWNRTTFQLGAELGMEPLAWTVDTLDWTAPGTGTIVSRVQDGAGPGVVVLSHDAGGDRSQSVAALRRYLPRLLDSGYHITVPRRQYT
- a CDS encoding class F sortase; this encodes MSAYELSEAAEEEERQQRKRAPWGVIALVLLTGLALIRNGSGEFDIGPPQPAAAAAADSRTGVGVFGKAPAALPYGMPDRVRIPAIQVDAPVMPVGLDADGWVAAPPPEDPNLAGWFTGGVTPGEKGTAVVVGHVDNTQGPAVFYGLGALKKGNRVEVVRQDGKTAVFEIYGIEVFAKNDFPGDRVYASKGTPELRVITCGGGFSKANGYDGNVVAFARLAEVR
- a CDS encoding bestrophin-like domain, whose protein sequence is MPEWLVLTFAMLAACAVVIAVTLVRHRTAAEDEDPSETPDVIEYMTMWIGVVYAIVLGLAIAGVWEARGVAEDHVQTEAQALHEISERVRVYPPDVRDRIRADVNAYVGHVVTVEWQAMADKGEVTERGDELLMRLREDVTDYEPADDFQAQAYQPLLDQMATADQARNARAGSTGATMPGVVWFGLLAGAAITIGMVFALQIRRTTRELVLAGLFSALIAFLLFLIWDFDAPYSRGVTASAEPFLHHFPGVSQK